A single genomic interval of Helianthus annuus cultivar XRQ/B chromosome 6, HanXRQr2.0-SUNRISE, whole genome shotgun sequence harbors:
- the LOC118479897 gene encoding protein FAR1-RELATED SEQUENCE 3-like yields the protein MFTGNTDLAIEQHAFAIYTNAVFAQVQKEIIKGKFLCYITNQTETSDSSLLIDVTHLDKRNNITNVYQVTYNTVDQSASCSCRNFTRIGYLCRHVFCVYRLKNVERIPPQYINDRWRRDALPKHVFSISSRYGVNPHAPSIMRNEILDLVTECIDVARTDEDALAKLVDQLRDFKINVLSKQPLSTTENESNECQMEEIVGQPINIPVEVANPEVARNKGCGTHTRISGPGEKAKAKPPKRPKQLRLCKRCGLYVDDHDSRNCLKVAAMKAAKAAAEQQRQTATGD from the exons ATGTTCACTGGCAATACTGATTTAGCGATAGAACAGCACGCGTTCGCCATTTACACAAACGCTGTTTTCGCGCAAGTTCAAAAAGAGATAATTAAAGGGAAGTTTTTATGCTACATCACAAACCAAACTGAGACCAGCGATTCCAGTCTTCTGATAGACGTCACTCATTTGGATAAAAGGAACAACATCACAAACGTCTATCag GTTACGTATAACACTGTAGACCAATCGGCCAGTTGCTCATGCAGGAATTTCACACGTATCGGATATCTGTGTCGCCATGTCTTTTGCGTCTATCGCTTGAAAAATGTTGAAAGGATTCCACCACAATACATAAACGATAGGTGGCGTCGAGATGCCCTCCCCAAACATGTTTTTTCAATTTCCAGTCGATACGGAGTCAACCCACACGCACCGTCCATTATGCGGAATGAAATCCTCGACCTCGTTACTGAATGCATTGATGTTGCCAGAACCGATGAGGATGCGTTGGCAAAATTGGTTGACCAACTCAGGGATTTCAAGATCAATGTTCTTTCCAAGCAACCTTTGTCAACaactgaaaatgaatcaaatgagTGTCAAATGGAAGAAATAGTTGGACAGCCAATCAACATTCCAGTCGAAGTTGCTAATCCAGAAGTTGCACGCAATAAAGGATGTGGTACTCATACTCGCATTTCTGGGCCCGGTGAGAAGGCCAAAGCAAAACCACCAAAACGTCCAAAGCAGCTTCGTTTATGCAAGCGTTGTGGTCTGTATGTCGACGACCACGACTCACGCAACTGCCTTAAGGTGGCTGCAATGAAAGCAGCAAAGGCAGCTGCTGAACAACAAAGGCAGACCGCCACTGGCGACTGA